GACTTCGGACGCCGCAGTGACGGCGCGTTCGCCGTGCACGATCGTCGTGACCTCGCGCGCGAGCACGCGCTGCGCCTCTCGTTTTTCCGGCTGTTCGGCCGTCGCACGGTCGAGCTCCTCGATCGTTGGGCGATCGAGCAGCGTGAAATACCGCAGATAACGCCCCGCGTCGCGATCGTCGGCGGTGATGAGGAATTGATAAAACTTGTATGGCGTCGTCAGGCTTGCATCGAGCCAGACCGCGCCTGCTTCGGTTTTGCCGAACTTCGTGCCCGCCGAGGTCGTGACGAGCGGCGACGTGATCGCGTGCGCGTCCTGGCCCGTCGTGCGCCGAATGAGCTCGATGCCCGCCGTGATGTTGCCCCACTGATCGCTTCCGCCCATTTGCAGCCGCACGTCGTGCCGCCGGCGCAGCTCCAGAAAATCGTACGCCTGCAGCAGCATGTATGAGAACTCGGTATAGGAGATGCCCGCCTCCATGCGGCCTTGCACCGAATCCTTCTGCAGCATGTAGTTCACGGTGAAGTGCTTGCCGACGTCGCGCATGAAGTCCACCGCGCGCAATTCGACCAGCCATTCCGCGTTGTTCACCATGCGCGCGGCGTTCGATCCGCTGAAATCCAGGAATCGCTCGAGCTGACGCCGGATCGATTCCGCATTCGCCGCCACCGTGGCGGCATCCGACAGCGGACGCTCGGACGTTTTGCCACCGGGGTC
This genomic interval from Gemmatimonadaceae bacterium contains the following:
- the tyrS gene encoding tyrosine--tRNA ligase — protein: MRSHALLDDLQWRGLLYQSTEEVGDLLNSGPISGYIGFDPTAPSLHIGTLLVIMLLVRLQRHGHRPVALAGGGTGLIGDPGGKTSERPLSDAATVAANAESIRRQLERFLDFSGSNAARMVNNAEWLVELRAVDFMRDVGKHFTVNYMLQKDSVQGRMEAGISYTEFSYMLLQAYDFLELRRRHDVRLQMGGSDQWGNITAGIELIRRTTGQDAHAITSPLVTTSAGTKFGKTEAGAVWLDASLTTPYKFYQFLITADDRDAGRYLRYFTLLDRPTIEELDRATAEQPEKREAQRVLAREVTTIVHGERAVTAASEVSELLFGGKEPQSLSREALQALALEIPVFTLEPKDEPTTYDVLEATLVGPDALFSSKADMRRMLQQGGVYLNGRRLSPEREPLKKEDRLGGEFVLVRKGARSYGLVKVK